Genomic segment of Kogia breviceps isolate mKogBre1 chromosome 9, mKogBre1 haplotype 1, whole genome shotgun sequence:
TTTCCAGCACGCCTGGTCCTACACCAATGGCATCGACATGAATGCGGTGAGGCCACTGGGCTTGGCCCCCCGCTGACGGTGGGCCGGAGGGCGCAGCGTGACGGTAGCGACCCCTCCTGACGGAGCGGGCACGTCTCAGACCGCCGGTCGCCCTCCGTGCCTCAGGTGGTCCCAGTTAGTGCCGGGCAGGACCCTGAGAGGAACGTTAGCCTCCTTTTGCCCGTGGAGCTCGTTTACTGGGCGAGCGGTCACCTTGGGGCAGGTGCTAGAGCAGGCTCTGGGCGATCGTGTTTAATCCTTATGACAGCCCCCGGCAGGAGCTGGTCCCCGAGCCTCACACAATTAGAACGTGGAGGTTAGAGCAGTGAGGCGTCGTCCCCAAGGGTGCACGGCTGGAAGGGGTGGAAGGGGTGGAGCTGGAGTGGGCACCCAGGTCCTTGCCCTGACACCGGACGCCCTGGTGCTCCCCGCTTGATCtccgggtgggggtgggagtggggtccCCGGAGGGGGCATGCTGAGCTGCCCCCTGCCTACAGGTGCTGAAGGGCTTCCCCGAGTGCCTGCAGGCTGACATCTGTTTGCACCTGAATCGCTCGCTGCTGCAGCACTGCAAGCCCTTCCGAGGGGCCACCAAGGGCTGCCTGCGGGCCCTGGCCATGAAGTTCAAGACGACGCACGCGCCGCCAGGGGACACGCTGGTGCACGCTGGGGACCTGCTCACCGCCCTCTACTTCATCTCCCGGGGCTCCATCGAGATCCTGCGGGGCGACATCGTCGTGGCCATCCTGGGTACGGCAGGGACCGGGAGCTGGGCCCGAAGTGCCTGCCGAGGCCTGGAGAGGCCCCACCCAGCCCGTTAAGGACACAGCCCTAGGGGGCTGTGGCCCCGGGACTGCCCACAGGGACCTTGGGCTCCTTTAACTCACCCAAGCTCAGGCCTTCCGAGGGGTCCGCGGAAAGGACTCCGGGGGTTTCCAGATTCTGCTTCCCTTCAGGGTCTCCTCACGGGCAGGGACACTCTTGTTCCTTAAAACAGGACCAAGTCCAGAGGCTCCAAGGTAGACAGTAGAGGGAGGTCGTGCAGCTGATTTTACTAAGGGCCGCGTGGTTCCCGGCAGCCTCAGGCAGGACAACCAAGCCTTCGCCTCCAAAGCAAAGGGAGTCCTGCCCCCCTTCCCTCACGCTCCTCCTTCTCTGCCCTACCTGTGCGTGTGGGCAGGTGCACCTGGGCACTGGAGCTTCCTGccctctgcctgtcctcccttTGGCCCTGGACACCTCAGGGCAGATGTGCCAACGGGGGGGTGGtctttatagatttttatttctcagttcGGCATAAACACATGCTCATGCCACGAACACCCCCAAACACAACTGAAACCACAGTTTTGCTAAACAACGGTCGCCTTAACTACATTCCGGTGTTTCCTGTTCTATGCTGTGCTAAGCTATGCtatcttgttttctttcagtAAACAAAATGGTGGTCTTGATTCACTACTGTGTTTGATCTGTAGCTTGAAGAACATGGTTTATGGGGGTGCAGTGTTCGGCCAGGAGGGTGTTTGGGACATGGGCTTTGGGGGGTACCAGAGGCGTTAGAACCCAAGGAGGAAGCCAGGGCCACGGGCAGAGCTGGGCATCCGGGCTGTAGCTGCTGGCTGTCCCGGGAGCTGGGAGGCACAAGGCTCCTGGCCCTTTACCCTCAGGGCGCTGCACTGCGCTCCTCGCTCGCCCCGCCTTTTCGAGCTGGGGGAGGATGGGCTGGTTGACGCTTCCCGGGCCCTGGGGGCTGGGACCCGCACGGCCAGGGTGAGAATGCCTGGAAGTCAGGTGCCTGCTGCCTCTGCTGCCGCCCCAGGGGCTGAGCCCCCCTCTCGGTGGCCTCCAGGGAAGAATGACATCTTCGGAGAGCCTCTGAACCTGTACGCGCGCCCTGGGAAGTCCAACGGGGACGTGCGGGCCCTCACCTACTGTGACCTGCACAAGATCCACCGGGATGACCTGCTGGAGGTGCTGGACATGTACCCCGAGTTCTCTGACCACTTCTGGTCCAGTCTGgagatcaccttcaacctgcggGATGTGAGTGGGCCGCGCGGCGGGCTGCACGCTACGCTGGGTGGCTGCCCCTTCGCtgtgtgaccttctctctgggcTTGTTTCCCTGTCTGTCACATGGTATCTGGGTCAGACCAGGCTGTGAACGTCCCAGcctgagccctggtcctggggcaGAGCGCACACCCCCAGAGCCGGCACCCCCAGCCCTACCTTCTCTGTTCGGGAGGGGGTCTGGCCGGGACCGGGCAGGCCCGGTGGGCGCGGAAGGGCCCTGACGCCGTTCTCGGTTCCAGACCAACATGATCCCCGGCTCTCCCGGCAGCGCGGAGCTGGAGGGCGGTTTCCACCGGCAACGCAAACGCAAGCTGTCCTTCCGCAGGCGCACTGACAGGGGtgaggcggggggaggggagggggcggggtccAGGTGAGccgggaggagggtggggggcggggtctAGAGGAGGCGGGGCGGAGGGCGGAGCGCGGGGTCCGGCGGGTCTGCTCCCCCCAGGCTACACAGACCATCCGGCCCTACTTTCAgtgtccccgcccccaccccatcacCCCATCCTTTCAGGCCCACTCGAAACGTCGCCTCCTCCGGGAAGCCCTCTTCCACCCTCCAAAGCAGGGGCGTGCCTACGTTTCTTTGGGCCTCACAGGGCTGGCGTCCTGGTGGGCACTGCTTTGAACTGatgaggggaggaaagagaggacAAAGGAGGGCAAGGAGGCCAGCATGGGGGCTGAGGGTCCGGGGTCCCAGAGAGCCCTTCCCGGCAGTGCCACTGCCCGTGCTTGGGCTGCCAGCGCTCACAGACGACCTGGTCCCGCCCTCGGAGTTCTCAGTCCTCTTGAAAGTGGGGGAAAGAGAGCGCAGGAAACAACTGGGGACAGACCAGGGCGTCCAGCCACagtccccccccctcccctcccctcccctcccctccgtgCCTCCTGCCTGCTCTGAGGCCCCTTCTCTGTTTCCCACAGACCCGGAACAGCCAGGGGAGGTGTCGGCCTTGGGGCCGAGCCGGGCGGGGGCAGGGCCGAGTGGCCGGGGCCGGCAGGGGGGGCCGTGGGGGGAGAGCCTGTCCAGCGGCCCCTCCAGCCCTGAGAGCAGTGAGGATGAGGGCCCAGGCCGCAGCTCCAGCCCCCTCCGCCTGGTGCCCTTCTCCAGCCCCAGGCCCCCCGGAGAGCCGCCGGGTGGGGACCCCCTGACTGAGGATGGCGAGAAGAGCAGCGACACTTGTAACCCACTGTCAGGTAGGGCGAGGGccccctgggcgggcggggcggacgggcggggcggggcggggcggggcggacgggcggggcggggcggggcctctgTCCCGGCCTCAAGCCCGCTCTCAACCCCGCTCTCTGGCTCCAGGTGCCTTCTCAGGAGTGTCCAACATCTTCAGCTTCTGGGGGGACAGCCGGGGCCGCCAGTACCAGGAGCTGCCTcgctgccccgcccccgcccccgcccccagcctcctcAACATCCCTCTTTCCAGCCCTGGCCGACGGCCCCGGGGCGATGTGGAGAGCAGGCTGGATGCCCTCCAGAGGCAGCTCAACAGGTGAGGGTGGTCCCTGAGATCAGCCTAGGCCCAGCGGTGTGTGTCCAGGGGGGCGGGCCAGCAGGGGTGGGGCACGGGCCTATTGCAGTGTGTTCTGTGGGTCTCGGGCAGCGTTGTAGGGTGAAGTGGGTGTCTGCTCTGTCCAGGCCTGTCCACGTGTCCAGCAGCTTGATCCTCTCCTTGCGTTCAGAGCCGAGCCAGGGGCTGCCACACCTAGAACGAAGAGCGGACCTGGGGTTGACCAGCTGACCGTCCATAGGGCGGCCCTGGAGTCGCAGTCACTGGTGTCTCCCCTTCCCTGAGACCCAGAGCATCCTCCTCCTTCTTGCCCCAGGCTGGAGACCCGGCTGAGTGCAgacatggccaccgtcctgcagCTGCTGCAGAGGCAGATGACGCTGGTCCCGCCTGCTTACAGTGCTGTGACCACCCCGGGGCCCggccccacctccacctcccctctGCTGCCCGTCGGCCCCGTCCCTGCCCTCACCCTGGACTCGCTTTCTCAGGTAAGTTTCAAGCACCCCGGCCCTGCCTCCCCTGCACCGcttccaccccagacctgctttGCTGCCCTTTCTGCTTGGCCTTGggccccagcctcctcccaccctgttcctgccctcctcccaggcTGGGCTCCTGGAGGAAGGCTGCCCTAGGAGCTGCGAGCACGGAGCAAGGCAGGAGAGCCCTCACCAAAGCCCCCAGACAGCTGGGCCAAGGAAGCCAGCAGGCCGAGTGGCATTCGCTCCCCTAGTGTCACCTGAGTGGCCAGATCTACTCAGGGTGCCTGTGTCGTGGCTGTGGGTGGAGGGACTGTCGAGCCAGGGGCCTGGCGGTGGGTGCCGGGTGCCAGCGTGCCCTTGGGATAGGGTCCCGAGCCCCTGCTGCGACCGGCGCCCCCTGGGTCTGGTTCCACTGTCAGCCGTTGACTCATGCTCAGCACTTCGCAGTGTTGTCCTGAAGGCTCTGGCTAAGCCCCAGGGTAGCACTTCCGGCCCGCATCTCCCCCCTCCTGCCAGAGATGGGCCTCTGTCGCCCTTTGTCCTCTCCTAAGTGGACACGTGTGTTCCTGGCCTCCTGACAGGACAGCTGTGTCTGGGTCTCAAGAATGGGGCTCCTCTGGCGACAAGAGGTGGCCTGGGATCTGCTCCCCCCTCCCATCTGCCGCCTGCTCCTGTTTGCAGACACCAGGGCCCACGTCAGCAAATGTGCCAGTCTCCCTTCACAGCCTCCTCCGCAGAGATCTCACAGCAGACTCGTCAGCACCCACaaagcccctcctgcctgccctggTACTCTCCCTGGCCTTCCGAGGCCTGGCCGCCCGCCTGCCTCTGTTTCTAGGTCCCCGAGTTCTTTCTAGATTGGAGGAAAgaaccctgtctctctctctgtacagCTTCTGTGCCAGCTCAGGGCCCCTTATTCTGGATTGGGTTTGAATCCAGCGGCCATGTTCCCTGGGGAGGGAAGTGGCTGTGGCCTCAGGCTCTCCCCGCGGCAGGCAGAAGCTCCCGAGGCCCCCAGATGCCCGGTCTGGCTCTCGCCCACCCAGAGTGCGTTTCACCCAGAGCAGGTTGGAGCCCTGCTCTGTCTGCCTTGGCCCTTCTCCTGTGCCCTCCAGGCCTCTTCTCTCTGTCACCAGGGTCTCCTGACCCTCTCTATCCTctgaccctcccctgcccctcggCTTCTAGCTTCTCACACTCCGGTTTCTTTGCAGGTTTCCCAGTTCGTGGCGTGCGAGGAGCTACCCCAAGACGGCCCTGCTCGACGCCTCTCCCTGCCGGGCCAGCTGGGGgccctcacctcccagcccctgcacAGACACGGCTCCGACCCGGGAAGTTAGTGGGGCTGCCCGGTGTGGACACGTGGCTCACCCAGGGTTCGGTGCACTGCCTGGGCCCCTCCTGTGGAGGCCCTGCCCGGGAGGCCCTGGCCGCTGACGGGAGAGGAATAGGAAGGCacagcccctcctccagcccttgGGACCATCTCCTCCTGCGGTCCCCTGGGCCCCGTTGTGGGGGGGACCGGGGCAGGGACAGGGCCGGGCAGTGGATGGGGGTCTGTGGTCCCCTCACTGCCCTGGGGGCAGTAGCTGGTCTAACTGCCTGGAGGCACCCGGCCCTGGGCCTTAGGCACCTCAAGGACTTTTCTGCTATTTACTGCTCTTATTGTTAAGGATAATAATTAAGGATCATATGAATAATTAATGAAGATGCTGATGactatgaataataaataattatcctGAGGAGACTCCGGGGTGCTGGGAGGGTGCAGCCATCAGCACGCTGTATCCCACGTTCACGTTCATAGTGTCCGGTGCGCTGGCCGCTCTGAGGGAATCCAGGCCGATCTGTCTGTGCGCGCAGGGCCTGCAGGGGCAGCCCCGACGTCCGGGTGTGGAGTCTGTGTAGTCGGGTGCTCCCTCGGGGCTGACACAAGTCACCTCCAGGACCTCTTGCCTCCGAGGGCCCTGTTTCCACGTGGTCCTGGATGCAGGATGGCAGAGAGCCACCTGGACTCTTTTACATATAGAGGTGGTCCTCATGGGGTGCCAGGCCTGGGGTCCCGCCCCTCAGGGTCCTGGTGGCTTGCTGGGTGGCACACTGGCCCCCAAAGCTGGCCCCAGGCTGACTGCTAATGCGGCTGTACTCCTCCCTCACACAGCTCACGAGCCCAGCCCGTACTGACTTTAACCGGGGGCTGTATGTGGCCAAGCCCCCAACTTGGCCTCATCTTGACCTTGACTCAGACTCACACGGATCCTATATAATTGGCCCCCCACAGCAAACCGACTCTGGGCACGCTGGTTTTCTCAACCCTGACCAGAGCCCCCGCCCCTGGTGTCTGGCTGCAGACGGGCCTCCCCTGCGTCACCTCCATCACTTGGTCACCTGTGATCCTCGAGCGGAGGCGCTGCCTGGAGAGGGTGGAAGTTTCAGGCGGCTCCTTCCCATGATGGGAGGAGCAAGTCAGAACAGATGTCCTGGGGCCCGTGAAGGGTGGCggccgtgtgtgtctgtgtgctcgTGAGTGTGCGCGTGTGCACGTGCCCTGCCGGTCTTGCGCGAACACCCAGCCTCTCAGAGGAGCCGCCGCGCGGTGGCCGTGGTAGGGCAGCTGCCAGCCAGCAGGAGGAGCCGAGGGGCAACAGTGCTGCCCAGGGCCTCCAGGGTCGCTTAATCCTATAACCCCTGACCCTCTGAGGGGGGTCTGTTAACCTTGCCTTGCACAGAGCCCATTACTGCCCGTGGCCTGGACGGGGAGGCCATTGGGAGGAGACCCTGCTCTCTGAGCCACCTGGAGGGCGCTCTCTTTCCAGAGCGGGTAGGAGAGAAGTTCCTGTGGTTCTGCACCAGGGCCTTGGCTCCCCTCCCAGAGGGCGTGACCAGGGAGGGGTCCCTGTGAGTTCAGTGTGCCCTGGGGCACAGGGCATGGAAGATGGGCATGGAGAATAGAGGCGGGGAGAAGGTTGAGACCCCGGGTGGTGGGGAGGGCGGACACGGAGAGGCGGGCCAGGCAGGAAGGGCAGCTCCGT
This window contains:
- the KCNH2 gene encoding potassium voltage-gated channel subfamily H member 2 isoform X6, with protein sequence MAAPAGKASRTGALQPRAQKGRVRRAVRISSLVAQEVLSLGADVLPEYKLQAPRIHRWTLLHYSPFKAVWDWLILLLVIYTAVFTPYSAAFLLKETEEGPPGPDCGYACQPLAVVDLLVDIMFIVDILINFRTTYVNANEEVVSHPGRIAVHYFKGWFLIDMVAAIPFDLLIFGSGSEELIGLLKTARLLRLVRVARKLDRYSEYGAAVLFLLMCTFALIAHWLACIWYAIGNMEQPHMDSRIGWLHNLGDQIGKPYNSSGLGGPSIKDKYVTALYFTFSSLTSVGFGNVSPNTNSEKIFSICVMLIGSLMYASIFGNVSAIIQRLYSGTARYHTQMLRVREFIRFHQIPNPLRQRLEEYFQHAWSYTNGIDMNAVLKGFPECLQADICLHLNRSLLQHCKPFRGATKGCLRALAMKFKTTHAPPGDTLVHAGDLLTALYFISRGSIEILRGDIVVAILGKNDIFGEPLNLYARPGKSNGDVRALTYCDLHKIHRDDLLEVLDMYPEFSDHFWSSLEITFNLRDTNMIPGSPGSAELEGGFHRQRKRKLSFRRRTDRDPEQPGEVSALGPSRAGAGPSGRGRQGGPWGESLSSGPSSPESSEDEGPGRSSSPLRLVPFSSPRPPGEPPGGDPLTEDGEKSSDTCNPLSGAFSGVSNIFSFWGDSRGRQYQELPRCPAPAPAPSLLNIPLSSPGRRPRGDVESRLDALQRQLNRLETRLSADMATVLQLLQRQMTLVPPAYSAVTTPGPGPTSTSPLLPVGPVPALTLDSLSQDSCVWVSRMGLLWRQEVAWDLLPPPICRLLLFADTRAHVSKCASLPSQPPPQRSHSRLVSTHKAPPACPGFPVRGVRGATPRRPCSTPLPAGPAGGPHLPAPAQTRLRPGKLVGLPGVDTWLTQGSVHCLGPSCGGPAREALAADGRGIGRHSPSSSPWDHLLLRSPGPRCGGDRGRDRAGQWMGVCGPLTALGAVAGLTAWRHPALGLRHLKDFSAIYCSYC
- the KCNH2 gene encoding potassium voltage-gated channel subfamily H member 2 isoform X3, with translation MFILNFEVVMEKDMVGSPDRDANHRAPPTSWLAPGRAKTFRLKLPALLALTARDSSVRPGSAGGAGAPGAVVVDVDLTPAAPSSESLALDEVTAMDNHVAGLGPAEEQRALVGPGSPPARALGPHPSPRAHSLNPDASGSSCSLARTRSRESCASVRRASSADDIEAMRAGALPPPPRHASTGAMHPLRSSLLNSTSDSDLVRYRTISKIPQITLNFVDLKGDPFLASPTSDREIIAPKIKERTHNVTEKVTQVLSLGADVLPEYKLQAPRIHRWTLLHYSPFKAVWDWLILLLVIYTAVFTPYSAAFLLKETEEGPPGPDCGYACQPLAVVDLLVDIMFIVDILINFRTTYVNANEEVVSHPGRIAVHYFKGWFLIDMVAAIPFDLLIFGSGSEELIGLLKTARLLRLVRVARKLDRYSEYGAAVLFLLMCTFALIAHWLACIWYAIGNMEQPHMDSRIGWLHNLGDQIGKPYNSSGLGGPSIKDKYVTALYFTFSSLTSVGFGNVSPNTNSEKIFSICVMLIGSLMYASIFGNVSAIIQRLYSGTARYHTQMLRVREFIRFHQIPNPLRQRLEEYFQHAWSYTNGIDMNAVLKGFPECLQADICLHLNRSLLQHCKPFRGATKGCLRALAMKFKTTHAPPGDTLVHAGDLLTALYFISRGSIEILRGDIVVAILGKNDIFGEPLNLYARPGKSNGDVRALTYCDLHKIHRDDLLEVLDMYPEFSDHFWSSLEITFNLRDTNMIPGSPGSAELEGGFHRQRKRKLSFRRRTDRDPEQPGEVSALGPSRAGAGPSGRGRQGGPWGESLSSGPSSPESSEDEGPGRSSSPLRLVPFSSPRPPGEPPGGDPLTEDGEKSSDTCNPLSGAFSGVSNIFSFWGDSRGRQYQELPRCPAPAPAPSLLNIPLSSPGRRPRGDVESRLDALQRQLNRLETRLSADMATVLQLLQRQMTLVPPAYSAVTTPGPGPTSTSPLLPVGPVPALTLDSLSQDSCVWVSRMGLLWRQEVAWDLLPPPICRLLLFADTRAHVSKCASLPSQPPPQRSHSRLVSTHKAPPACPGFPVRGVRGATPRRPCSTPLPAGPAGGPHLPAPAQTRLRPGKLVGLPGVDTWLTQGSVHCLGPSCGGPAREALAADGRGIGRHSPSSSPWDHLLLRSPGPRCGGDRGRDRAGQWMGVCGPLTALGAVAGLTAWRHPALGLRHLKDFSAIYCSYC
- the KCNH2 gene encoding potassium voltage-gated channel subfamily H member 2 isoform X7, with product MAAPAGKASRTGALQPRAQKGRVRRAVRISSLVAQEVLSLGADVLPEYKLQAPRIHRWTLLHYSPFKAVWDWLILLLVIYTAVFTPYSAAFLLKETEEGPPGPDCGYACQPLAVVDLLVDIMFIVDILINFRTTYVNANEEVVSHPGRIAVHYFKGWFLIDMVAAIPFDLLIFGSGSEELIGLLKTARLLRLVRVARKLDRYSEYGAAVLFLLMCTFALIAHWLACIWYAIGNMEQPHMDSRIGWLHNLGDQIGKPYNSSGLGGPSIKDKYVTALYFTFSSLTSVGFGNVSPNTNSEKIFSICVMLIGSLMYASIFGNVSAIIQRLYSGTARYHTQMLRVREFIRFHQIPNPLRQRLEEYFQHAWSYTNGIDMNAVLKGFPECLQADICLHLNRSLLQHCKPFRGATKGCLRALAMKFKTTHAPPGDTLVHAGDLLTALYFISRGSIEILRGDIVVAILGKNDIFGEPLNLYARPGKSNGDVRALTYCDLHKIHRDDLLEVLDMYPEFSDHFWSSLEITFNLRDTNMIPGSPGSAELEGGFHRQRKRKLSFRRRTDRDPEQPGEVSALGPSRAGAGPSGRGRQGGPWGESLSSGPSSPESSEDEGPGRSSSPLRLVPFSSPRPPGEPPGGDPLTEDGEKSSDTCNPLSGAFSGVSNIFSFWGDSRGRQYQELPRCPAPAPAPSLLNIPLSSPGRRPRGDVESRLDALQRQLNRLETRLSADMATVLQLLQRQMTLVPPAYSAVTTPGPGPTSTSPLLPVGPVPALTLDSLSQVSQFVACEELPQDGPARRLSLPGQLGALTSQPLHRHGSDPGS